Proteins encoded within one genomic window of Oryza brachyantha chromosome 7, ObraRS2, whole genome shotgun sequence:
- the LOC102706580 gene encoding nodulation receptor kinase-like translates to MAARFLLLLLPLSLSLVVSAAAVTARARLSQVDAGRRLKEELWGRNKGHEMVGSWRDGDPCSPSPWEGFSCRWKDGDLVVERLNFSSKKLQGPIPTAIGNFTELDELDLQDNNFTGSIPESFTGLTHLLKLSVKCNPFLNNQLPDGLSIHVEFSYGGCGYHSPPGVANRRISVIGGVAGGSLACTFALGFFFVCFNKREKNPQKTDCSSTTNPVFEECSTRKATNSAVQQLSLKSIQNATCNFKTLIGEGGFGSVYRGTLAHGEEVAVKVRSASSTQGTREFNNELRLLSAVRHENLVPLIGYCCEKDQQILVYPFMSNGSLQDRLYGEASKRKVLDWPTRLSVCIGAARGLAHLHSFAGRCIIHRDVKSSNILLDHSMCGKVADFGFSKYAPQEGDSNASIEVRGTAGYLDPEYYSTQSLSTKSDVFSFGVVLLEIVTGREPLDVQRPRDEWSLVEWAKPYIREYRIEEIVDPGIKGQYCSEAMWRVLEVASVCTEPFSTFRPSMEDVVRELEDALIIENNASEYMRSIESTGTLGSNRYLSIDRKMFASGSARFASFDATKGHLQTMPSSLPR, encoded by the exons ATGGCCgcccgcttcctcctcctcctactccctctctcgctctcgctcgtcgtctccgccgccgccgtgacgGCCCGTGCCCGCCTCAGCCAAG TGGATGCGGGGAGGCGGCTGAAGGAGGAGCTGTGGGGGAGGAACAAAGGGCACGAGATGGTCGGGTCGTGGCGCGACGGTGACCCGTGCTCACCGTCTCCCTGGGAAGGGTTCTCCTGCCGATGGAAGGACGGCGATCTCGTCGTCGAAAGGCT GAATTTTTCTTCAAAGAAACTGCAGGGCCCGATTCCCACCGCAATTGGTAACTTCACAGAACTAGATGAGCT TGATCTGCAGGACAACAACTTCACTGGATCTATTCCAGAATCTTTCACTGGTCTCACACACTTGTTGAAGCT GTCAGTAAAGTGCAATCCTTTCTTGAACAATCAGCTACCTGATGGCCTATCTATCCACGTGGAATTCAG CTATGGAGGCTGCGGTTATCATAGTCCACCTGGAGTTGCCAATAGGAGAATATCCGTTATTGGTGGTGTTGCCGGAGGATCTTTGGCATGTACTTTTGCACttggatttttctttgtttgtttcaacAAGCGTGAAAAGAATCCTCAGAAAACAGACTGCTCTTCTACAACAA ATCCTGTTTTTGAAGAATGTAGCACCCGTAAAGCTACAAACTCTGCAGTACAGCAGTTGTCACTTAAATCAATCCAGAATGCAACGTGCAACTTCAAAACCTTGATAGGCGAGGGTGGGTTTGGATCGGTTTATCGTGGTACACTAGCACATGGTGAAGAAGTTGCCGTAAAGGTTCGTTCGGCCTCGTCAACACAGGGAACGCGTGAATTCAACAATGAG TTGAGGCTTCTTTCTGCTGTGCGGCATGAGAATTTGGTCCCACTAATTGGATATTGCTGTGAAAAGGATCAACAAATTTTGGTCTATCCATTCATGTCCAATGGTTCCCTACAAGATCGCCTCTACG GTGAGGCGTCAAAAAGGAAAGTTCTTGATTGGCCCACCAGATTATCTGTTTGCATTGGTGCTGCTAGAG GATTAGCACATCTGCACAGTTTTGCTGGCCGCTGTATCATACACAGAGATGTCAAGTCCAGTAACATACTCCTGGATCACAGCATGTGTGGCAAGGTTGCAGACTTCGGTTTTTCTAAGTACGCACCTCAAGAAGGGGACAGTAATGCATCAATAGAAGTGAGGGGGACTGCTGGATATTTAGACCCTGA GTACTATTCGACTCAGTCATTATCAACCAAGAGTGATGTGTTCAGTTTTGGAGTGGTTCTCTTAGAAATTGTAACCGGAAGAGAACCCCTTGATGTTCAGAGGCCTAGGGATGAATGGAGCTTAGTTGAGTGG GCCAAACCATATATCAGGGAATACAGAATTGAAGAAATCGTTGACCCTGGCATAAAAGGGCAATATTGTTCAGAGGCCATGTGGAGGGTCCTTGAGGTTGCATCAGTGTGCACTGAACCCTTCTCAACCTTCCGGCCAAGCATGGAAGATGTTGTCAGAGAGCTAGAGGACGCTTTGATAATAGAGAACAATGCTTCAGAGTACATGAGGTCCATCGAAAGCACAGGGACACTCGGCTCCAACCGCTATCTGTCCATTGACAGGAAGATGTTTGCATCAGGTTCAGCTCGGTTTGCATCATTTGATGCAACGAAAGGGCATTTGCAAACGATGCCTTCTTCACTTCCGAGATAG
- the LOC102706861 gene encoding uncharacterized protein LOC102706861 — translation MDTLEVKNDEEYQMDLTEIKDSEEHSVEMLVEQPRFLEPICSEEVNEDTRVYPRVGDEYQVEIPNLATEEERLKLRSCLIDDKGIFGFDYPVGVGLAIPVTWTQNTSDHVKNEQTGFSGRNSCSSHDDCDSHIIENIPRNVPGCKVECDEQDGKLLKSAGQDMHCLQNRNANDGIPLPGMVRYFWTDEEAQTFLLGLYIFGKNLVQVTKFMQCKTMGEVLSYYYGEFFRSDAYNRWAACRKVRSRRCILGLRIFSGTRQQELLSRMLAGIAKEVRDTLLEVFKTFNEGTSTFEEFILSLRSTVGAQILVEAVGIGKGKYDLTGFALDPSRNHGISNRVEIPIGKACSSLSSGDIIKFLTGDFRLSKAKSNDLFWEAVWPRLLARGWHSEQPKDSSLVGKHALVFLIPGVKKFSRKKLVRGNHYFDSVSDVLSKVASEPRLLEFGVEGGNGEGGFKIENGWIHDAELDKGTITDKKSPCYNRPGEPGCSPELMKFTVVDTSVVQGEEPCKVRSLRNLPTDASHGYMSSPHSGDSGSDSSEEHSDSEDSSQSYEHINTNQNKTDAKYDSVKKCKPPTGDRMDVDVLQKNSTFSGTLTSTNGHMSIDQGFSIINSSCPSTATILPVGTQRVHATNSSTEINFQFDQRVIPEPQVYLAASMSKRRRLVSCKSERTGRRNTAASKRQHGKQVVNTPQHDVSGANEAIAGAKPFIWGSIPNSSTTINFDMGNINLCHRQLYNVPPTDEKMVYKEKSQDKHFIDLNIPQVPSDYEPAVSYVVPSEKNTHSMDRSIHSSETNGVDDCLPDMNAPCNGLLSEQRRQSTRSRPPTTRALEALACGFIGTKQKGAEAIFPSSSRSSRTVRRPRRLTDATVPFPSDGEGSSSQLTDPALIVNEWRMSNPQYQVLDSTPTDKSADKGARELFGADKPADKGTRELFGANKSADKGSHELFGIP, via the exons ATGGACACTCTTGAAGTAAAAAATGATGAAGAATACCAG ATGGACCTTACTGAAATTAAGGATAGTGAAGAGCATTCAGTAGAGATGCTTGTTGAGCAGCCACGTTTTCTGGAGCCCATATGCTCTGAAGAGGTCAATGAAGATACGCGAGTGTACCCGCGTGTAGGGGATGAGTACCAGGTGGAAATTCCAAATCTAGCAACAGAAGAGGAACGTCTGAAATTAAGGTCATGCCTAATTGATGACAAGGGAATTTTCGGTTTTGATTATCCTGTTGGTGTAGGATTAGCTATTCCAGTCACATGGACCCAAAATACAAGTGATCATGTAAAAAATGAGCAGACAGGATTTTCAGGACGCAATTCATGTTCTTCACATGATGATTGTGACAGCCACATCATTGAAAATATTCCGAGAAATGTTCCGGGTTGTAAGGTTGAATGTGATGAGCAAGATGGGAAACTTCTAAAATCTGCTGGACAAGATATGCATTGCTTACAAAATAGGAACGCCAATGATGGTATCCCTCTGCCGGGAATGGTACGATATTTCTGGACTGATGAAGAGGCACAAACTTTTCTTCTTGGTCTCTACATTTTTGGCAAGAATCTTGTTCAGGTGACGAAATTTATGCAATGCAAGACAATGGGAGAAGTTCTATCCTATTACTATGGAGAGTTCTTCAGGTCTGATGCTTATAATCGATGGGCTGCATGTAGAAAAGTAAGAAGCAGGAGATGTATACTTGGATTGCGCATATTTTCTGGTACAAGACAGCAGGAACTGCTGTCACGTATGCTTGCTGGTATAGCAAAGGAAGTTCGAGATACTTTGCTGGAG GTCTTTAAAACATTTAATGAGGGAACATCTACCTTTGAGGAGTTTATTTTATCCTTAAGGTCCACAGTTGGTGCGCAAATTCTTGTAGAGGCTGTTGGAATTGGCAAGGGAAAATATGACTTGACTGGATTTGCATTAGATCCTAGTAGAAACCATGGTATCTCAAACCGTGTGGAAATCCCTATTGGCAAGGCTTGCTCATCGCTTTCATCTGGAGACATCATAAAGTTTTTGACTGGTGATTTCAGACTAAGCAAGGCAAAATCTAATGATCTATTCTGGGAGGCTGTCTGGCCTCGCCTGCTCGCAAGAGGGTGGCACTCGGAGCAGCCCAAGGATTCTTCTCTAGTTGGCAAGCATGCTTTAGTGTTCCTCATTCCAGGTGTAAAGAAATTTTCTAGAAAGAAGCTTGTCAGAGGAAACCATTATTTTGATTCCGTTAGTGATGTGTTAAGCAAGGTTGCATCAGAACCAAGACTGCTTGAATTTGGAGTTGAGGGTGGTAATGGTGAAGGTGGGTTCAAGATTGAAAATGGATGGATCCATGATGCTGAACTTGACAAAGGCACAATTACTGACAAGAAATCTCCTTGCTATAACCGGCCCGGTGAGCCTGGGTGTTCACCAGAGCTAATGAAATTTACTGTGGTGGATACTAGTGTTGTTCAAGGAGAAGAACCATGCAAGGTGAGATCTCTAAGAAATCTACCTACAGATGCCAGTCATGGTTACATGTCTTCACCACATTCTGGAGATTCTGGGAGTGACAGCTCAGAAGAACACTCTGATTCAGAGGACAGCTCTCAGTCTTAtgaacatataaatacaaatcaaaACAAGACAGATGCTAAGTATGACAGTGTGAAGAAATGTAAACCCCCAACAGGTGATAGGATGGATGTTGATGTACTTCAGAAGAATTCCACCTTTTCAGGCACATTAACATCAACCAATGGTCACATGTCAATTGATCAGGGTTTCAGCATAATTAATAGTTCCTGCCCCTCAACTGCAACTATTCTTCCTGTTGGTACTCAAAGGGTCCATGCTACTAATTCTTCCACTGAAATAAACTTTCAGTTTGATCAAAGGGTAATTCCTGAGCCCCAAGTTTACTTAGCAGCATCAATGTCAAAGAGGAGGAGGCTAGTATCTTGTAAGAGTGAGAGAACTGGACGCAGAAATACTGCCGCCAGTAAAAGACAGCATGGGAAGCAGGTTGTCAACACACCGCAACATGATGTGTCTGGAGCAAACGAAGCAATCGCAGGGGCTAAGCCTTTCATTTGGGGTTCAATTCCGAACTCATCAACTACTATAAACTTTGACATGGGTAACATTAATTTATGTCACAGACAGTTGTACAATGTGCCCCCTACTGATGAAAAAATGGTTTACAAGGAAAAGTCCCAAGATAAGCATTTTATTGATCTGAATATTCCACAAGTTCCTTCTGATTATGAGCCAGCTGTGAGCTACGTTGTGCCTTCTGAAAAGAATACACATAGCATGGACAGATCTATTCATTCTTCTGAAACCAACGGGGTGGATGACTGTCTTCCAGACATGAATGCCCCTTGTAATGGACTCTTGAGTGAGCAGAGGAGGCAGAGTACCAGAAGCCGCCCGCCGACAACCCGAGCTCTGGAAGCTCTTGCTTGTGGCTTTATTGGGACAAAACAGAAGGGCGCGGAGGCAATCTTCCCTTCTTCAAGCAGGAGCAGCAGAACTGTTCGGCGACCGCGAAGATTAACTGATGCCACAGTGCCATTTCCTTCTGATGGTGAGGGAAGTAGTTCTCAGTTGACCGATCCAGCCCTTATTGTCAATGAATGGCGCATGAGTAACCCTCAGTATCAAGTCCTTGACAGCACCCCTACAGATAAGTCCGCTGATAAAGGGGCTCGTGAATTATTTGGGGCAGACAAACCTGCTGATAAAGGGACTCGTGAATTGTTTGGGGCAAACAAATCTGCTGATAAAGGTAGTCATGAATTGTTTGGCATACCTTAG